CGCTTTGTCGTATCCGTCACCTGCTGCACTTGCTGTCCACCCAAAATGGGGGGAACCACTCTTATTGAGAAATCTCGCGGTTTTCCTCGAGCATTTCACTGGCGTTTTCGCTTTCCCAGCGCTCTGAAACATTGCGCATGCGCAGCGAGAAAAATTCCCCAGTTAACCCAGATATTTGCCAAGCCAAAATGCGAAGAAAACGAGTTTTGCTAGAGCTCCGAGTAAGCGGATTGGATTCAGTTATATGGCTAGAGCTAGCGAATTTAATGGATACAATTACAACTGGCAACGAAAGCCACCGGGGAGCGATCCTAAAATCCAGCTTCCTATTTTTCGCTGGCTGGAGAATTATGCAATGCCCTGGCAACTATGACTATATATAACCGTATACTATAGACGAAACATATTCGAGCTATATAAACAAAGTGATAAGCCCCGAAAACTGATAAGGCGACAAAAAAGTCGGTGTCAGTTTAGCGCTTAGGCAACACACACGCACTTTTTGCGCAAAACTAAACATCGAGGTGGAAGCAAATATCGCCGAGAACCACGTATATTCTATATCTTTTGCAAATACTGGGTTGGCAAGCTGATAAGCGACTACTTTGTACTCGAAAAGGGGGCGCCATTCGCCGCTAGGCGTGGCCAGCCGAAAATGAATACTATTTATATGTCGGTAATTATCAAGTTGCTTTCGTCATGGCAAGAAAAAGTAAGCCAAGTTGACTGTTTTCTCCATTGGCCAGATAAGATTCGTGGTTATGATGTAATCATTGGAAAATATCGATAGCCAGAGCACAGGGTTTGTTCTAATTGGGCCTTATGAGTCATCAGAGAAAGAAAATAGTTGTACAGTTGGGCATGATAAATATTTCACACTCGAGTACCCAGTGGCTGAATCGGATCTGGCTCTCCGGAGCAGACGCATCCAGGCAAGCATGACGAGTACCACGCACTCGATTCCGAGCCAAAACGCCCAGCAAAACAATTGGAATTCGGTTTTCAGGGGGGAGAAAGCAGGGGGCAGAGTAATGTAGTTAATCAGAGACTAGAGGCGCCTCAACTAAACTTTAATTGGGAGCCAATTCCATTCGATGCCAGCTGAGTGGCGACCGGTTTACTGTGACCTCTGAACTTCGTGCGTGGCCCAGAGTTCAAGGCCTAATTACACTTTTTCCGCACACCTGTTCGCATTCCCCCATGCATTCGTTAGTGGGCCAAGCAAAAGTGGCTTGTTTGTCAACCCTTATCGGGTTGCTAGGCAATGTGGCTGCCGCCGCCTGCAGCCAACTATATATATTAGATAAAAATCAATGTAAGGCCGAGTCAGCATGCCATCATCAAATGTGTCTTATCAGTCGGGGAAAACGTAGTCCAACTCTCCTTGGATGGACGAATGTCCCCGTCTGCTCCTCTATGATTAGCAGTGCTCTAATTTCCACCAGCAAATCTGTATGCTCATTTCGTTTATCAAAGTAAACACTATAATTAAGTAATAAGTTCGCCACTGTGGCGATGCTGGTGGAATTTTTAAGCATTTCGGACATATTTCGTACCTTAAACTGGGAATTATCAAAAGAATAAGTAGCTCAAAAGGTTATCAACGCGACAATTACCGCAAAACTTGTAATTATCTCTAGCCTTTGGGATTATTGGATGTTATACAAGCGACTTATGAAAAGCCAGTCACTAATATTATTGCTCATTTATGTAATCATTTGTTTTGCATGCACAAACCGTTTTTATCGTTCGACCAAAAGGCTCAGTCACCAGTTCCAAATGGactttccatttatttatactCGGTTATCAGcaagtaaattattttatacttcCTAAACGAAAATACTGctataaaactaaaaccgaAAAGCGTGTGATTGGATTAATTCTGTACACAGACGGCCAAAGTAATTATCTCTTAATAGGCAAAGCAATTTGAAATGGGAAGAGTAAATAATACAACTTTGCATTCCAATAATTTCTGCCTCTCGAGAGGGAGAACTTTGTCCGGTGCATTTGTCATGCGGCAAGCTGATCAAATAAAGCCCCCAGAATAATCCCCACGCCCAGTCCAGACGATCCCTGATCATAACCCATCCCACCTCGGGCGAGATACACATATCTGTGGATCCGAACCGGTTGCCGTCGGATATTTTTGATGGCGTTGGCAACCTGAGGCCGCGTATCAATTTGTGCCTCTCCGATTCTGACTTGGAACGTGTGGCACTGGCTAAGTGGCTCATCCTCCGCCTAATCCGCCGGTGAATTTCCCATGGGGAATACGAAATTCAGCTGAACACTAGCAAGTGCTAAGTGCAGGAAGAAAGCATTTTActatgatatatatataatccACAATGGCATTGTCTGATCTTTTCAGTTTGCCTTTTGGTTTGTGGACCACTTGAGtggctttttaatttaactattaGCGCATTTCGCATGACCTTGTGCGAAAGCATTCCACAAATACGTCAAATCTATGCTATATAATACGACTGCCGAAAGCGATCGACTGATGTCATGGGGGGGATCATTATTCCACCGAATGTGTCATCCGCAGTCTCTGTTTACGAATCTCGAACTGTGTAAAATTCGATAGCCCCCTAAAATTGACTCGACAAGTGAATGAACTTCTCGGTTATAATTACACCAGAGGAAAGGGGCGGAAGAATTTCGGTGGACGTACCCCTGAAAGAGAGGCGGAATGCGTTGATAAAGCGAATCGCGATCAAAGTCAAGAACTCGGGCCTCTAAATTAGTTCtgtgtgtgtatctgtatctctgattttattttcgttgtgtTCGCTGCACACTTTGGTTTTATTTCACAGCATTTCCGTTGTTTTGTCTTGGATAATTGACTCGGGTAGTCAGTACATGCAGTCCATCGCCAAAATAAGGGCCCCTGTACCAGGTTGTCTTAATAGTTTCGCTTGATTTGCCAATGGACCGTGCCCTCGATCGCAGGTTGTCAGGTTGACTCACTTCCTTCACTTCCAAATCAGTCACCGCACATCTGAATCTGTGCTGGCATCACATGTTTAGCAATATGTCGCTAAATAGCTATACACATATCTAACACGATCTTGCAGAAATATGTTCTTCTGTTCGCCGTTCTTTTCGTTTTCGCCATTGGCCCACTAATTTATCTTGGTTTGATTTCCACGTCCGAGTCACTCGGCACTCGTCACTCCAGCACGCTCCagatgctcctcctcctcctcctctgtcatcgttctctctctctatttctTGCATACCCAAAGAGGATTCCGACGAGGATTTCGATGTGGCCGAGGAGCCCAATCTTCTGACCCCCAGTTCGCAGCGGCAGCAGTTTGCGGAGCGCTTCGATCGCTGGCTGCAAAATCTGCGCCAGCAGCAACTTCGTCTGTTCAGCAGTTGCACTAGTCGGGTGGGCAATGTCGTCGAGAGCGACAAGGAAGCCGATCCGGGTGCAGAACCACAGCCAGAGACTGAGGTTGAAGCTAGGCTGGAGGTGGATTCAGAGCTAGAGAACAAACCTGATCCTTTTCCCGAGGCTGACGAAGATCCGGAGACGGGGACAGGGGCAGACATGGACGTAAGCACCCTTAGTAGTTGCTCCACAAATCAGTGGCATGACGCAATCGCAAAGTTCATAAGGAATAAAACATGGAAATCACAACTCACAATTCGCAACTTTTGTGCGAAttataattctaaaaataaaaactttccaGAAACAAAAGAAGCTAAGAAATTCCACAGAGTTCAGACATTTTGATTAGAATAGAGATTTTAAAACTGTTTCAGGAAATAAGTACATACATAATTGcgaaattttttaatcaacagaaataaaatatgtgcttataattatttctaatatACAAAGTttcttaaatacaaaaaatgcgaattttttatttaacagaaataaaatatgtgcTTAAAATGATCTCTAATATAGATCCCTAAAAGTAAATGTATATTGCAGAAATCTTTGGAATAAtaagaagtttttaaaaagattctaaagtttaaatattaaatttcattttttcaaatttaccgTCTCAAATAATTTTACTTGGTAACATAAACTTAGATAATATAACTTAGATCCTTAAAAGCAAATGTATATTGTCGAAATCTTCCAAGTAATAACAAGTTTTTAAACAGATTCTAAAGTGCacatattttaatacattttttataaatttacggtcttaaataattttaccaAGTTAAACTTGagcaatttatttcttttaccaAAATCTAACATACTAGATCAGATTTTGAATACATAGGTTAAaaaacaatgcatttttgagtTCCTATAACCATAAAATGGTTGCAAAATAATCTTGCCTTTAGGCTCCAAGTCATGCCACCCGTAGAGCCCTTTTCAATTGGCCGATGCGACAGCAAGAGGCCGCAAACGAATTGAGCAACTTCAAAAAAGTGAATTGAGTTCGCACTTGGCAACCTGCACCGCCCATCTCAATTGCCGCCCAGAATGCACCGCAATTGCCTGTTAAAGTAGCCGGCAAAGTACATGCTTAAGTCGGTCAGCCGGCCTAGTCACGATACGTACGGCGGCGACGTCAATTGGAGCCAAAACGATCTGAAGGTTTTAATTGCCTCAAATTGAATGTTTGTGCACGGCGACGCACCGATCAACTTAGATTACATGcttaattaatgcaaatttatggCGCACACAGAGTATCGAGTAGCGAGCTGACCTTTTCTCTGATCTTTTCCCTTTCCTCCTCCACAGGTGGTGCCTTCGAGGGAGTCATCGACGACCACGTCTCACCCTTCGGCTACATGAAGGGCGAGGGCATCGACGCCGGCTACGGAGAGCACGAGTGGATCTGCAACAAGGACAAGCCACGCACAGACGGCATCTTCAATGGGCTGGGACCCGTCGATGGCAAGATATCCGGTGCAAGTAAGTTTTGCTGCctttataaaatctttaaagaaagaaagaaaactaaTTCCATCCCCCACTTTCAGCTGCCAAGCAGGAGCTCATCAAGTCGAAACTGCCCAACTCGGTGCTCAGCAAGATCTGGAAGCTGTCCGATGTCGATGGCGATGGCTTCCTGGACGCTGACGAGTTCGCGCTGGCCTTGCACTTAATCAACGTCAAGCTGGAAGGCTGCGAGCTGCCCACCGTGCTGCCGGAGCACTTAGTACCGCCGTCGAAGCGCTATGACTAGTGCCCTGTTGTAATATACACACCCGATCACACCACCTCACGCCACCCCAAACACATTGAGACCAACTCCTAGGATGCACTATGTTCGATTTGTTTTACTTTCAACCACAGTGCAGGCGACTGCCTTTTTATATGTACTATACTCGTTGTGAGAACGCGCTAAACTGGGTATTAAAACACACACAAGCGGCAATGGCAAGCATTGCACCATATGAGATATCAATCATAAATTCGTAGAATTTACACAAACGTAGCATATTTTTGGATAATCGATTGTGAAGCGAGATGTAATGTAGAGATGAGGAACCAGCCTAGTGGAATAAGACAAGAGAGTGTGTGTTGAGCGCCCCAATGTCGTTGTTGACTTAAGGAAAGTGTGAAGAAACAATTGTTCAATGCCAATGAAAAAGCATGAAGTTATACTGTATACAATATCTAGGTTAATGTCGATGTGCAGCTTGAAGGGCCATTAATTTGCAACCGTACCACTTTTATACGcagtaaatatatttgttatacTGAAATCTAAAAACTGTAGAACGTGGGACAAGGCATGTATTTCctgtatttattttgcaatattatttaattgttctgAATGCTCCTACAAGAAAGGCCACaagaattgaaataaaaacgttgtgcaatttaaattttgttagtgCAAATAATTGCCTGTGCTTCGACTATTTTGTAATTAGTGAATTcttgaatattattaaatgtgaaatttaaactgatttttaaattgtataaaaaataaaataacacaaTTTTGGAAATGCCTGTTGTTTTGGATTTAAATTTGGGGGTaggtaatatataaatatattattgaatatttcgTCTAATAActtgtaacatttcaaaataaattggtttagtttttattgttttttattggtaCTTATAAAAGGTCGcaaatagaattttatttttaaaaccgctctaaatttaaaattttaatggttCTTTTTCTCGTCCGCGTgtcaaatttaaagtaagcTTTGAATTCTGAGCTCCCAAAATAATCTTGAACCCTACTGTAAATGTAACTTGTAAATGAGAAAACGGGtgttattttgatttaatattcggattaaatttaaaatttatgatggtttaaaaaatgtgggcggttacttttgattttttaagtttaaatttagtATTATAAAAGTAGTCGATACTTTTGATGCGGTATATTTCTCACATCCTACTGGTATATTTAATCGGTCTATCAGTGGTCACACTTCAGATACCgggattaatttttagtttgtgtttaattaatttattaaaatataacattgATATGGCCACTTATGAGGAAGTCAAGGATGTTCCAAATCATCCGGAGAAGTACCTCTTCGACGTCCGCAACGAGTCGGAGCTGAAGGAAACCGGTGTCCTGCCCGCCAGCATTAACATTCCATGTGAGCAGCGCCAAAGTGCAGGGATTACCGGCTTAATGGACACACCTTTCTATATTTCCTCTATTTCCAGTGGCCGAGTTGGAGAAGGCTCTTAACCTGCCGGACGAGGCCTTCGCCGAGACCTATGGACGCGAAAAGCCGGCAATCGATGCGGTCCTGATCTTCTCCTGCAAGGCGGGAGGACGCGCCGCTAGGGCGGCTAATCTGGCCAGCACATTGGGCTTCACCAagtatataacattttttaagtaattttaattctgtacatttatttttcctaattATTCTCTTTACAGTGCCAAGTCCTATGCCGGATCCTGGACGGAGTGGCAGGCGAAGCAGAATTAATACCCTATAAACATGCAGTCTATAcaaatttgataaaaaattctataaaattccaaatactacaataataataaaagagtcaaACAAACTACACCCTAATCTCCTGCAGCTCTCCCCAACTGCGTCCCATCTTCAGCTTAACCTTGAGTGGCACACTGAGTTTAACACAGTTCTCCATGGTGAGGCTGAGAACCTTGGCAATTTTCTTGGCCTTCTCGGAAGGCACCTCGAAGATAAGTTCGTCATGTAGGTGCATAACCAGGTTAACTGATCTCTCCCCCAATCCCAGCTTATCTCGATAACGGGCTATGTTCTTTTCCATCTTCAAAATTGCACTCTTcgcaatatccgcagctgaaCCCTGGATGGTGGAGTTAATAGCCTGGCGTTCGGCTTGATCTGCGGGAAAATAAGgatatttatatcaaaaatacatttagttttataactaTTACTTTTCATCTGCTCCTCGGGACTGTTGATGTGGTCCAGGTAGCGTCGACGTCCCGTAATGGTCTCCACATATCCCTGGTTGCGCGCAAACTTGACCACCTTGTGGGTGTACTCCCGAATGCCCTTGTATGCCTGGTGGAATTGCTCGGATATCATCCGCGCCTCCTGCTCATTGCACTTTAACGACTCAGCCAGGGCGCGCATGCCCATGCCGTAGACAATCCCGTAGCAAATCTGCTTGGTGCCGTTGCGGAGATGCTCCGACACCTCGGACTCGTCTATTTGGTTCCAGTGCGCCGCAATGGCGGTAAAGAGGTCCTGCGGCGAGTTCATCACCTCCACCAGAGCCTTGTCCTGCGACAGGTGGGCCAGAATTCGCATCTCCAGCTGACAAAAGTCAGCCGACAGGAGACAACGCTCCTCATCCTTCGGTGCGAAGGCCGAGCGGCAGGATATATTGAGCGATTCCGATCCCACTTTTATTGCAAAGTCTTTTGCGACATTCTGAAGATTCGGTTCGGTCATGGAAATACGACCCGTCGCCGTATACGTAATACTCTGGCCATGAATTCGGTCCGCCTGGCAGCACTTGAGCAGCGGTTGAATGCATTTGGCCAGAAGACCGCCCAGCTTTCGGTGGCCCAGTATGAGAAGCGATATTGGCGAGTCCAATTTCTCGAGCACCTGACGCGAGGTGGTCACGCGACCGTTGGATTTTCGGTGAAGACCCAGCACCTTGGCCACAGCCTGCGTCGAACCGAGATTGAAACGGGAGCCATGCTGCTCGTAGATCTTCACCTCCAGCTTCTTCATGCCGGCCACCATTTGCTGAAAGACTCGCTGCAGACGCTGCTCTTTCGTGGGAAAGCCAACGAACTCCATATGGCAAAGGGACAATTGAATGGGCATTTCGATATCTAAAAGGAAATCTGGTTATTTACAAACACTCTTAATAAGAATTTCTTAAAACTCACCTTGGAAAAACTTGAGCAATTGTCCCGTGCCGATCCTGCCAAGATTCTCAATCTGACCCTGCAGAATGTGCACTGCTACACAAGCTTCAATCGAAGCCCTGATCTTTGGAAGAATGGCACTAGAGCTATCCAGTCCGTAGCTGCTGTAACCACGACCGCTGCCACAGAGATCAGCAAGGGCAGTGCATTCTGGAGCAAATTGCTGGCACTGCAAGGTCaacaattaagaaaaaaatcgtgaaaggaataataataattaccaTATTGTGAAAACTCATTGTCTTGTCCGGCTGCAGAAGCCAGTTGGCCACCTTGGGGTCCTCCAGCTTGGCGCTGATCCTCTCCAGCTGCGGAATGGCTCTCAGCAGCATCTTTAGCTGCTCCTTTCCATCGTGCATGATTAAAGTGAGATCTTTTCGAGCCATCAGCTTGCACAGTTCCTGCACCTTTAGACTGGTAGGAACAACTTGCCCCTGTTTATGTACTTCATCCTGCATATTTATGTAGTAGACTACATTGTCAGCCAGGCAGAAGGACAAACCGGAGATGAAGTTGCTGTCGTCCACCTGAAAAAGCACCTGTTTGCCGGCGGCTGCCTCTCGCTGCTCCGCCGCCGCAACCTGATTGATCAGCAGGTTGGCTCCAATTAGAGGCTTCTGTCTGCCCGCTTGGGCCTGCAAACCCACGCTGAAGCCAAAACGAGGGGCCTTGAGAAGCTCCATCAGAACACCTTGAAACAACTGCTTGTTGCCACACACATCGATTATATCTATGCTAGAGAAGCTTGAGGCATTGTCATCTGCTTTCGAACAGCTCAGAATGTGTGAGGCATTCAGATGCAGAGGATTTTTCATTAATGAGTTCTCCATGGACATGTCTGAGATTTCCATAGAAGAGGCCACATTGGAAGAGCTTTTAGATTCCAAATCTGTCTCGGTTTCACTGGGCGTGGTTTTGGATACACTTCTACTCGGTGATCGGGAACTGGGACTCTGCAGGCGCTGCGAACGCAACTGGTAGGAGCGCATCATCCTGGATGCATGTGGAGTTAGGCTACCAATCACCTCCGGTTCCTTGGGCTGCGAGCTAGGTATCTCATCCGCCTCCGCAGAAGCAGGAACCTTGCTCTCGGCGGCCGTAAGAGCGGCGGTCAGTCCGGTATTCAGCATAAAGGAATCGTCTGCCATAAACAAATCCTGCTCCGCCGTGGATGCCTTTCTTGAGGCAGTGCGATTTGGGGTTGGTGTGGGCGAGGGCGTATGATTTCGAGGACTTCTTCGTGGCAGCTGAGAAGCTGAGCTTTTGCTATGTCTGCGTGTAGGAGTGGCAGACGATTCTCTGCTGGAGCTGGATGGAGTTTTAAATGTCTTTGCCGTTGGTGGATTGGGAATAGATCCAGCCTCTTTATTAGGGGTTTCCAACTGTGTACTCTTTTGGGTCTTTTGAGTAGCGGGAGTATTATTTACCGCAATCGGACTATGTTCAGGGGCAATTGATGCAGATCGTGCTGCCTGTATAGGTTGATCCTTAGACTGGTTATCCATTTCGGAACGTTTCTGCTGAATCTTCAGTAATGCTATCCTACGAcgttcagctatttcttttcTCAACATTTCTTTACGGACATTATGACTGGTGCTGGGCTTCTCTTCGTCTGCTATCTGCGGACTTTTACTGGGAACAACTGGACTGCTTTTTCTATCAATCTCCGATTCCGTTCCCTGGATTTGTTTTGAACAGGTCTCGGTTGAGTTACTTGCGATAGCTTGGATGTTATTTTGACTGGGCAGATTGGAAGATAAACTCGGAATGGCTACCTTTTCCTCGGAGTTATCAACTTTTATTGGTTGTGCCTTCTTTACTGCAACCACAGTATTAGGATTAACCTTATCCTGATTCTGATTTCGTTTTTCCATCTTTTCCAAAGGTTTCTCAGAAGATTTTTCAATGGTTTCTTG
This portion of the Drosophila takahashii strain IR98-3 E-12201 chromosome 3R, DtakHiC1v2, whole genome shotgun sequence genome encodes:
- the LOC108056618 gene encoding rhodanese domain-containing protein CG4456, which encodes MATYEEVKDVPNHPEKYLFDVRNESELKETGVLPASINIPLAELEKALNLPDEAFAETYGREKPAIDAVLIFSCKAGGRAARAANLASTLGFTNAKSYAGSWTEWQAKQN